The Dehalococcoidales bacterium region TAAACGGCGATATGCGTTTATCCGCCCGTTTGGGAACGCCGACTAAAGACTGCAAAATCAAGCGTGATAAAGAAGGCATTGCCGCAGTCACCACGCTTTTTGCTAATTTTTTATCTCACAGAGCCGAAAAAGTGGGCACTCCTAAAGAACTGGCAGAGAAAATGGCGCGGCTGGCGCATATGGTTCGCGAACTGATTATCGAGGCTTTTAACAAGGAAGAGGAAAACGGTGCGCTTCACGTCCAACTGACTGCATTTAGGGAAAACCTGATTCCCGATTTATCGCCCGGGCAATTTGCCGATATGTATGCCCAGACAATCGCCTATGGCTTGTTTGCCGCACGCTGCACTGCCCCGGAAAGCAGGACTTTTACCCGTCAAAACGCCGCTTATCTGCTGCCGAAAACCAATCCGTTCCTGCGTAAACTGTTCAATAACATTGCAGGGCCGGATTTGGATGACCGCATATCGTGGCTGGTGGATGATTTGGCGCAGGTTTTAGCGCAGGCGGATATGGAAGCCGTTTTAAAGAACTTTGGCAAGCACAGCGGAAAAGAAGACCCCGTTGTGCATTTTTACGAAACCTTTTTGAAAGCGTACGACCCGAAAGTGCGGGAGATGCGCGGTGTTTACTACACCCCCGAACCGGTCGTTTCCTACATCGTGCGCTCGATTGACTACCTGTTGAAAACCCGCTTTGACAAGCCGCAGGGTTTAGCTGATGAGGATACTTTTATTCTCGACCCGGCAACAGGCACGGCAACATTTTTATACAACGTGATTAACGAAATTCATCAATCCTTTGGCGGACAGGAAGGCATGTGGAACGATTATGTTGCCGAAAAGTTATTGAAACGCATTTTCGGCTTCGAGCTACTAATGGCACCTTATGCCGTAGCGCATTTGAAGCTGGGTTTGCTTTTGCAGGAAACCGGCTACAAATTCCACAGCGATGAAAGGCTGGGTATTTACCTGACCAATACGCTGGATGAGGCAATCAAGCACACCGAAACGCTGTTTTCACAGTGGATAAGCGAAGAAGCCAACGCCGCCGCTGATATTAAAAAGGAAAAGCCGATTATGGTGGTGCTGGGCAATCCGCCGTATTCGGGAAGTTCAGCTAATAATGGCGAATGGATAAGACGGCTTATAGAAACCTACAAGACCGTTGACGGTAAACCGCTTGGAGAAAAGAACCCCAAGATGTTACAGGACGACTATGTTAAATTCATTCGCTTTGGGCAGTGGCGAATTGAAAAAACAGGTCAGGGAATATTAGGATTTATTACCAATCATGGCTACATCGATAATATTACCTTTCGGGGTATGCGCCAGTCTTTAATGAACACCTTTACAGATATTTATATTCTTAACTTGCACGGCAACTCCAAGAAGAAAGAGGTTGCCCCCGATGGCGGCAAGGACGAAAACGTTTTCGATATTCAGCAAGGTGTATCGATTGGTATTTTTGTTAAAGAACAAGGGAAAGATGTCCCAGCTAAAGTGCATTATGCCGATTTATGGGGCTTACGCGAGGGGAAATATAAGAGTTTGTTTGAAAGTGATATGGCTTCAACTGAATGGACAGAGCTTGAACCTGGCAGCCCTTATTACTTTTTTATACAAAGAAATGAAACGGACTTGGACGAATATATGCAGGGCTGGAAAGTAAACGATATATTCTTAATTAATAATGCAGGGTTATTTACCTCTAGGGATAAGTTGACTATTCACAGTTCAAGAAAAGAGGTAGATGATACAATACATAATTTTGTTTCACTTTTACCGGAAGAGGCTCGTAATAAATATCAACTTGGTGAAGATGTTGATGATTGGAAGGTCTCATTAGCACAGAAAGATCTACAAGATACTGGCCTTAAAAATGAACTGATAGTTCCAATATTATATAGGCCATTTGATGTTCGTTATACGTATTATACTGGTAAGTCCAGAGGCTTTCACTGTAGACCGCGTGGTGACGTAATGAAACATATGATATTAGGCGATAATCTAGCACTAATGTCTATGCGACAGGTAGCTCTTAACGAATCTTACACTCATTTTGGTGTTACTCGTTTCATATCTGATAATAGAGCTTTTTATAGTAATAAGGGATATGAATATCTTTTCCCCCTCTACCTCTACCCCGCCGAGGGCGAAATGAACTTCGACGGCAATGAACGCCGTCCCAATCTGAATGCTGATTTTATAAAGGAACTGGAAGGGAAGCTGGGGCTTCAATTTATCGATGACGGCAAAGGTGACCTTATAGAAACCTTTGGCCCCGAAGACATCTTCAACTACGCTTATGCCATTTTTCATTCACCGACCTATCGCACCCGCTATGCCGAATTCCTTAAAATAGATTTCCCCCGCTTGCCGTTGACTTCCGACAAGGGGCTTTTCAAGTCTTTAGCCGAAAAGGGAGGGGAACTGGTATCTCTGCACCTTATGGAAGCGCCGGCATTGAATACTCCTATAACCAAATATCCAATCGACGGCTCTCATAAAGTCGAAAAAGTAGCCTATGATGAGAAAAATCAGCGTGTTTATATCAATAAAACGCAGTATTTCGAGGGCGTGCCTACGGAAGTGTGGGATTTCCACATCGGCGGTTATCAGGTCTGCCACAAGTGGCTGAAAGACAGGAGAGGCAGAACCCTGAGTTACGATGAACTTGTTCACTATCAAAAAATAGTTATCGCCTTAAAAGAAACCATTCGGCTGATGAAAGAGATTGATGAAATAATTCCGAGTTGGCCGATGGGGTAGGAGGTAGGTTGGAGAAAGGGTTGAATATAAGTTCACAGTTAATGTTAACTAATCGTTTTCATGGAGAACTCTGTCAACCTCAAACATAAGGACCATTGTCTGGAATACAACACAACGAGCGTCTTCCCACGCCAATGGTTCACCTTCTCTATTACCCCCGTGTACTTGCCGTTGAATCAAGTCACTAGTTGTCCCCCAATATGCTATAAGTGCGTTCAAAACTTCATGTTTAGCTTCACTAAATTTTTTGCTATTAAGTACAGCCTTTAACCGTGCAATTGTTCTTGTTTTATCATGATCAACTTCTAATGGTTTATGGTATTCAACTAGATAATTTGCAAATTCTTGCAATGTCTCTCGACAATGATGTCCGATTGCTGTTATTTGTTTTTGCGTGTCTGATTTCCATAGCAGCTTCTCGGCTAATTCCCATTTTTCTAAAGCTTCCGGATACTTACGACGAAACGCTATGGAATTTAGATATTTTCTGATATTAGTTTCAATATGTTGAACAGGTTCGCCTCTCTTTGTTTTAAGAAATTCATAATATCTAAAACCCAAAGACGTAACATCAAAAATTGGTGTATGTCTTGGTGTGGAATCTAAAGCGACTAGCCCTTGTCTTGCAAGTTCCTCAACATCCCCAAAGTAAATTTCATTATCTTCTTTCCTAATACAGGGGTGTCTCAGAAAATCTAACCCACCATTTATACGAATAACCGAGAACTTCTGTCTCTGTTCACGTGGAATATTTCGAGAAGCTTCTACCACCATAGAAAGGAGTTCTTCTTGTTCTCTTTCAAGCATTATATTATCAAATATTGAATAGTTCATAGTTATTGTTGTATTTCTTTAAAATTATATGTTTGTTATATATTATAGCAGTTGCCATATCATATTTCGCTATAGAATGCATTTTTATACCTCAATTTTATATAATACAATAGCTGAAAGATTTTTTATATTTAAAAACAAGGAAATAAAATCAAATGAAAGCATTAATCCAAAGAGTAACCTCGGCAAATGTCAAAATCTCCGGCGAAGAGGTCGGCAGTATCGGAAGCGGCTTATGTGTCTTTGTCGGTGTGGCGGCTGAAGATACCGTTAAAGATGTCGAATATCTGGTGCAAAAAACAATCGGTTTACGCATTTTTGCTGACGAATCCGGGAAGTTTAACCTTTCGGTGCTTGATGTAAAAGGGGAGTTGCTGCTTGTGAGCCAGTTTACCTTGATTGCCGATACCAAAAAAGGCAAAAGACCCAGTTTTATCGGCGCCGCTCCTCCCGATGATGCGGAACGTCTGTTTAACGAGTTTGTGAGGCAGGCTAAAGACAGCGGATTAAAGGTGGATACCGGCAGGTTTCAGCAATATATGCTGGTAGATATCCAGAACGACGGGCCGGTAACGATTATGCTTGACAGCAGGGATAAGTTTTAAGGTTAGTTTTTTGTCTTTGCGAGACCATTCCCGCAGGGAAGGCGAAGCAATCTCTAATAAATAAACTCCACTGTCTTTCAGAGCGAAGCGAAGAATCTCATATAGATTAAATTCCTTAGAGATTGCCACGTCATTCGCCTGACGGCTCACTCCTCGCAAAGACGTTTCTATTATTGTCATTCTGAGCATAGCGAAGAATCTGGGAGTTGGGAATAGTGCACCGTTCGGTTAGCAAATCACGTCCAGACGATACCTTCTTTTTGTTTCTAAAGACACCTAATAGCCTAGATTTCCTATCCTCTTAGATCCTTCATTTCATTCAGAATGACAAAGGGAGATTGCCACGTCATTCGCCTAACGGCTCATTCCTCGCAAAGACGATTATAACTTGTCATTCTGGGCTTGCCGAAGAATCTAGGGGTTAGCGGATAGTGCAGTGTCCGGTTGCGGATTTTACGCTAGGACAATGCCTCTTTTGTGATTCCGAAGTTACCTAATAGCCTAAATTTCTTGTCCTCTTAGATCCTTCATTCCATTCAGGATGACAAAAGCGAGATTGCCACGTCATTCGCCTGACGACTCACTCCTCGCAAAGACGATAAATATCCCGTTCGCCCTGAGCCTGTCGAAGGGTCCAAAGAACGGGGAGAAACGAGAATTACTGTTCGCCCGCCGTTATGGTTCGACAGGCTCACCATGAACGGCTGTTGTATCTCCATACAAAAGAGCCGCTCCGGTAACAATGATATGCAATTACAACTTCTTGCGATAACAAATTCGCGATGGTATAATTCCCCTGATGGCTAAACCGGGTGAAATATTAAGCAAATTAACCGAACAAGGGTACAGAATAACCCCTCAGCGAATTATGATTTTGGAGGCGGTCGAAAACGCCGATGACCATATCAGTGCCGAGGAGATTTTAACGCTGGTCTGTATTCAATATCCGAACGTCAACATTTCCACCGTTTACCGCACGCTTGAGCTTCTAAAGCAACTGGAGCTTGTAACCGAAACCGATTTCGGTGACGGGCGTGTGCGTTATCACAGTATCAGAAAGGGAAGCCATCATCATCTCGTTTGTCAGAATTGCGGCGGGATTATGGACATGGAAGAATCCGTTTTTGATTCGTTAAAAGAAACAATTCTTAGGGATTACAGCTTTGATGCCGATATTCAACATCAGGCAATATTCGGTACCTGCAAAAAATGCCGATAGGTTTCGGTAGGGGTGCCGGGTTGTTTGCTTTTTGATTTATATGAGATTGCCACGTCATTCGCTACGCTTGCTCCTCGCAAAGACGTTTATACCTTGTCATTCTGAGCTTGCCGAAGAATCTAGGGGTTGGCGAATAGTGCAGCGTTTGGCTGCGGATTTTATGGTAGAGCGATGCCTCTTTTTTGATGCCGAGGCGACCTCATAGCCTGTATTTCAATCCTCTTAGATCCTTCACTGTGTTCAGGATGACAAAGGGAGATTGCCACGTCACTCGCCAAAAGGCTCATTTGCCTCTGACTATGGCGATAATAGTAGGCAAAAAATAGAGCACGATGCTGATTGCAAAAAGCAGCAGCCCTATTAAACTGCCAAAGAAAAAATCGAACGGCTCCATTCCCATTATTTTTGCTCCGCTAATTAAAGTAATATTCCTATTTGCAGTATATCAACAACCAGTCGTTTTTACCAGTAATCGGCCACTAACCAAAGGTTTGTTCCGTCGCTTATAAATTCGATTGTGCCGTTAATATCCGTACGGTAAATATTCTCTTCTCCAACCATGTCCGCCAGACGGTCGGAAACCTCTGTATCGGGATGTCCGTATTTGTTAGCCTCTCCCACCGAAATAACGGCAATTTGGGGCCGGCAAACGTTTAAAAACTCCGCCGAAGAGGATGTTTTGGAACCGTGGTGGCCTACTTTTAGGACGGTTACCTGAGGAATCAGACGATCTTTAATCAGTTCCAGTTCGGTGTATTTACCGGTATCCGCAGTCAGTAAAAATACGGTTTCTCCAAAAGTAACGGTCATAACAATACCGTTGTTATCGGCGTCGGCGCCGGTATTTGTAAAATAAGCCTGTTGCGGGTTGATTATATCGATAATTACCCCGTCGAAAACAATTTGTTGTCCGCTTTGGGCAAAAGTTAGCGGGATGTTATTTGCGCTAATCAGCTCTGCCCATTCCTTATAAACCGGTATGCCGCTGGCGGAATCGGTGGTTAAAATATGCCCAACCTTATATCTTTGCAACACTTCGGTTTGCCCGGTTATATGGTCGTCATGAGGATGGGTTAAAATTACCAGTTCAATCGTTCTGTCCCAGAAAGGCATTTTGCGGCTTAGTTCCAGATTAATAAGCTGCCTTTCGGGTCCGCCGTCAACCAGTATTTGGGTGCTCCCTTTTTGAATTAAAACGGCATCCCCTTGCCCGACATCCAAAAAAGAAACATGCAAGTTATGGTCCGGAGCCGAGCTTGCGATAATAATGCTAAAAACAGTAACAACAATTATCGTAACCGCCGCAAATTTAAACGGGCGGCGCAGAAAGAATGCCTGATTTGTTTTTTCCTTCGGGCTGTTTTTGGCAAGGCTTAATTGCGAGAGCTCTGTTTTGTTGTCCTCTGTTTTTACCCCGAATTTGTACTTATTCCCCAGCCAAATTACGATTGCAACTGCTATGTAATATCCCCACAAGTAAACGAGGCCGAAACCAGAAACTTCAAAATACGCAAGGGAAAGCCCGCCAAAGCCTTTTACAATTAAAATCATGTAAGAAAGGATTAACCATAGCAGCCAACCCAAAAATTGCGATAGAGGAAGGAAAAACAGGCCGCTAAATGCCGTCAGCGTTCCCAGTATTATAATTGCGGCCAGCACCGGCAGTACCAATAAGGTAGCTATTGAGCTTACGGTTGAAACGATTCCGAAATAGTAAGCGATTAGCGGCAGCACTCCGACCAGTGCCGCAAAACTAACCGCCAGCCCGTCATAGACAACATTTAAAAACGACAGAATACCGGTGGATTTAATCGTTAACTTGCCGATTAGTTTTTTACCGACGTTTTGCAGCGGGGGAAGCACAAAAATTAAGCCGCCCATTGCCGCAAAGCTCATTTGAAACGAGGCGGTATAAAGCACTTGCGGATCGCAGGCGGCCATAATTGCGGCAGCAAAGACAAGGGCGGTTATGGCATTACGCTGACGCCCGGTAAGCTCAGCCGCTAAAAATATGCTTGCCATAATCACACTTCTGACAACCGGCGCCTGTAATCCGGTTAGAACGGCATATAACCAAATAACCCCCAGCGCAAGCCAAACATAGAGATAGTTTTTGCGCCCAAAAAGCGCAAGGCCGATCGCAATCATTAACCCCGCCACGATTCCGGTGTGCAACCCCGATATCGCAAGCAAATGAGCAGTTCCGGTTAAGGAAAAATCTTGCTTTAAATCGTCCGGAATGCCGCTTCGAATCCCCAACAGCATCGCCCGTGCCAGTGACGCCTGCGGTTCGGGTAAAACCTTTGCCAAAGATTGCGAAAGCTTGCCTCTCAGTAAGTAGATTTGCTTAAGCGGTGAAAACCCTTGTTCGGTTTCAATTAGCTCCGTTTGGGGGTAGAGCATTGTCGAATAGATATTTTCGTGCGATAAATAGGCGGCATAATCAAAGCCGTCAAAGACCGGAGGTGTTTTAAGCTCGCCCGATAGTTTTAACTTGTCTCCGTAGCTGTAAGCGGGGTATCTCGGAACAAAAACAAGTACATTGCCTTCTACCTCAAATTGCGTTCCGTTAATTTCAACCAAAGAGGTTTTAACAAATAATCGGGTGCTGGCCTCCCTGATATCCGGGTCATCGCCAATAACCCCGCTTACGATTACGGTTCCCTTATCGTTAAAATAGTTAATATAGCTCCAATCGTCTTTGGGGAGGGCATTATGTGCCCAAAAAGAGGCGGAAAAGAGAGCCGTTATAAAAATTGCGGCTAAAATTATTTGTTTACGGTGCTTTTTCAAAAATAAGAGAGGGAGAGGCAAAAGACCGGTTAAAATCAATACCGGCGGCAGGTCAAAGTTCAGACCGATTACAATGCCGATTATCCAGCTAATACCGAGGCAAAGTAAAACCATCTATTTTTTCAACCTCGCAGAGCCTCTGCCATCAGCTAAATTTACGGGTAAAAAAGGGCTTGTTTGCGGCATTTTAGTTACCTACGGTAATCAGTTCCTTGATGTTATCAAAAGTGCTTTGCCCGATGCCTTCCACTTTTAGCAGTTCGTTAACGTTTTTGAAATTACCGTTATCGTTGCGATATTGAATAATGGCATTGGCTCGCGTTTTACCAATTCCGGGCAACGCTTCCAATAACCAGGCTTCGGCGCGGTTGATGTTTACTTTTTGAGCGGTGTTATCGGTTTTGTTGATAATCAGTTCAATTTGCAGGTTTTCGGAATTATTGGCATTCCCTCCGGCGGCATTAATCAGTGTTGCAACGGAATCGGCGGCGGTTAGCGGGTAATAGCCGGGGTTATAAACCTCTCCGCCGATATAGATATATCCGACAATCTCTTTCTCGGGGGAAGCGGTAAAAGTAAGTGGTGTTTTAGGGGTGCTGTTGCACCCGAAAAGAGAAAAAAGAAGAACAATTAAAAAAGCAAGAATCGCAACGGAAATACAAGAGACGTTTTTGAACATATAATTTTCTCCCGTTAACTTACGCGGATTTACCCGTATTCTATCGGCACTTTTAGCGCCGCAGGGCTATAAATATTACACAATATAGTGAAACGGAATACTTCCAGTCAAATTGTTGATATTGGGGGGAGGAATAAAGATGCGAGTCCCCAAATTAATAGAGTGAAAAATCAATGCGAATTCTATTTCCAGCGCCAGAAAGCGGGCAGGAATAACATCAGGATTGTAAAAAATTCGAGCCGTCCGGCAATCATGCAGAAAATAAGGGTGCCTTTTCCGACAGCGGGAATTGCCGCATAGTTTTCGATAGGGCCGACCATTCCCAATCCGGGTCCGATGTTACCGAGGCTGGCGATTACCGATGAGAGGGCGGTGACGGTATCCAGTCCAAGCCCGCTCATTATCAAAAAGCCGGTTACGGCAACCGAAAAATAAATAATTGCCATGCCGATCGTTTTATTAACAATGTTTTCGGGGATAATATTGCCGCCCAGTTTTAACGGAATTACCGCGCTCGGGTTAAAGACAATTTTAATCTGACGATATGCGTACTTTGCCAGCAGTAAAATACGAACGACTTTAAGCGCCCCGCTGGTTGAACCTGCCGAAGCCCCGCTTACCATTAAAAAGAGCAAAATTGCCTTTGAAAGGGGCGGCCATAGGTTGAAATCGGCGGTAAAAAAACCGGTAGTGGACATAACCGCTGCGGTTTGAAAACCCCCATATCTTATGGCATCTCCGATTGAAAGACCCATATTGATAATTAAATCCAAATTGATTATTATTGCCGCCAGACAAAGCAATAAAATATAGAAGCGAAACTCGGGGTTTTTGAGCAGCCTTTGCGGTTTTTTCTTCCAAAGTAAAAAATAGTACAAGCCGAAGTTGATTCCCGAGGCAATCATAAAAAAGAGAATAATTCCTTCGACAAACAGACTATTATAAGCGCCGATACTTAAATTATAGGCGGCAAATCCGCCGGAAGGGATTGTGCTGAGCGTGACTACCGTACTGTCAAATACCGATAGCCCAGCAATTTTTAAAAGGATAAACTCTAAAATCGTCATCCCCATATAGATTATCCACAGTGCTTTGGCGGTATCACGCATCCGTGAAGTGGGGCGTTCCTCTTGTTTTCCGCCGGTCCATTCCGCTTCGGCAAGCCGGGCAGCACCGATTCCGAGGAGCGGCAGTAAGGCAACAAAGAGCATAATAATACCCATACCCCCCAGCCATTGGGTTAGGGAGCGCCATATCAGAAGCCCTTTAAATTGCGCATCAATATCGGCTAGTACGGTTGCTCCGGTTGTCGTAAAACCGGATACCGATTCAAAAAAGGCATCCAAAAAATTGGGTAGTGCCCCACATAGCACATAGGGGAGAGCGCCAAAGAGCGAAATGGATATCCAGCCGAAAGCAACCAATGTTACGGCTTCGCTGCGGCTGATGTTTTTCTCTTTAACTTTAATAAAATGCCATAATATCAAACCGGTTAAGATACTGATTGCCATCGAAGCGGCAAATGCCGCTATTGCCTGCGGTTCTTTGGCGGCAAGGCTCCACAGCAAAGGAATGACCATTGCCGCCCCGACAATGACAATTATTAAACCCAGATAATGTAAGACAGCTTTAATTCTCATTAATCTTTACTTAAAGAGTTTTTCGATTGCTTGAAGCGATTCCGGCGGTGTGGCAATAATAACATGATCACCCGGTTTTATAATTTTATCTTCGGGCGGCATAAAAATAGTTTCGTTGTGAACAATTGCTATTACCGTTGTTTCTTTGGGGAAGGTTATTTCCGATATCATTTTACCGGTGGTTGCAGCTTGTGCAGAGCTTACAAACTCAATTATTTCCAGTTTTCCGCTTTCAATCAAAGATGCCGTAATCACCCCGCCATGAAGCACAAAACGGATAATTTTATTGGCGGCCAAAATTGTCGGTACGGCGGCAACATCAATTCCGATTGCCTCTGCCAGAGGTACATATCCGGGTTTGCTAACCGCAATCATAACGCGCGGAACACCGAGTGTTTTTGCCAAAAGGGCGCTGAGAATATTAATCTCTTCATTTTTGGAAACGGCAACAAAGGCATCCGCGGACGATACCCCTTGTTCGATTAAGAAAGCGCGGTCGGTTCCGTCGCCGTTTAAAATATCAACGTTTTCGAGTTGGGTCGCAAGCTCTTGGCAGAGTTCAAGGTTCGGTTCGATAATCTTTACTTTAACCCCGTTTCTTTGCAGTTTGGAGGCAATAAGCTGCCCGATACGGCTGCCGCCTAAAACCACAACCCTTCGGGCCGTTCGCATTTTTTGAATAAAAATTTTGCCGAGTTCTCCCATATTATCGGCGGTAACGGCGATATAGAGGCTGTCTCCTTCGCTTAGAGTGAAGTTATCATCAACCGCAACAATTTCGCCCCGATGCACGGCGGCAACAATCATACTTGGCTGCGGCAGGGGGAGAGCGCTCGGTTTTTGAGATACCAGCGCTTCGTTTTCGATTTTAAACTCCCTGATTTGAACCAGCCCGTTAGCGAAGTTTTCAACTGGGGTGGAGTAGAATCCGGAAAGGGTTTCCGTTATTTTCTCGGCCGCTTCCAGTTCGGGATTAATAAAAACATCGATGCCAAGGCTTTTGGAGCGCACAATTTTGCGCGGAGCGGACGGTACCTTTGCGGGTGCTACAATATAACCGGAGTATTCGGGGTTGCGGATTCTGGCAGCGGTAGTAACGGCTCCCATTTCCTTTGCCATATAGCAGGTTATCATATTGGTTTCGTCGTTATTGGTTACCGCCAGCACCAGGTCTGCGCGCTCGATTTCCGCTTCCTTTAATGTTTTGGGATTGGCTGAGTTCCCCCTGATTGTTTTAATATCAAGCCGTCCTTGCAGGCTTCTTAATGCCGTTTCCGATTGTTCCAAGACAGTTACTTCGTATCCTTCCTGAACCAACAGAGAAGCAATATGCGACCCGATAATTCCGCCGCCGGCGATAATAATATACACTCTGCCCTCTCCTTTGAAAATCAATTGTTTAGCGCCGTTCGTAAAACGGTTGATTTGGTTCTTGCATTCTATGCTCTTGTTTTTGGGCTGTCAACAGATGCCGTTTTAGGCAACTTTTAGAGCGTAAATTTTTAAATCTGTAATCGTTATAAACCTGTAATTTAAAGCAAGAGCAATATTCCGGCCGGTTTGGCAGTTATTTGTATTGACATCGGTAATATAATTTTATACACTCTATGCGAAAGAAAGAAATATTTTAAATCCGGCATTGCGGCTTAATCCCAAGAATCCGAAGTTAAGCCCGGAGAGTGTGTGCCGGGGAAGAGGTTGCTATTTGGCTAAGTTTTCATTTAAGCCTCGCGAAAACAAGTTTTTTGATCTGTTCAAACAAGGTGCCTCTAATATGTCTGAAGCTGCCAGGGCTTTGGAAGACCTCCTCAAGAATTGGGAGGATGTTGATGCCAAAATGGCTTATATTACCGAATTGGAACATAGAGGCGATGCCTTAACCCATGAAGTTGCCGCAACTTTGTACCGTACTTTTATTACCCCCTTCGATCGTGAAGATATTGCCGAGCTGGCACATGTAATGGATGATGTTGTCGATTTTATCCATGCTACTACGGAATACATCAGTATTTATAAAATAACCGGGACGACGCAACGGGCCAATGAATTGGCGGAAATAATCGTTCAAGCCGTTGATGAAATCGAAAAAGCGATTATATGCCTTAGTGACGGCTCAGACTTAAAACGAGTTATTGATCATTGCGTTGAAATCAATCGCCTTGAAAATAAAGCCGATGCGGTTTATCGTGCCGCTTTGGGGGAGTTATTCGAAGAAAGCAAGGATGCCAAGCACATTATTAAATGGCGTGAAGTTTACGAACATATGGAGACAGCAACCGACCGATGCGAAGATGTCGCCAATGTGCTTGAAGGTGTGGCGTTAAAGAATGCCTGATCCGTCTTTACTTCTTCTGATTGTCATTATAA contains the following coding sequences:
- a CDS encoding type ISP restriction/modification enzyme, translated to NGDMRLSARLGTPTKDCKIKRDKEGIAAVTTLFANFLSHRAEKVGTPKELAEKMARLAHMVRELIIEAFNKEEENGALHVQLTAFRENLIPDLSPGQFADMYAQTIAYGLFAARCTAPESRTFTRQNAAYLLPKTNPFLRKLFNNIAGPDLDDRISWLVDDLAQVLAQADMEAVLKNFGKHSGKEDPVVHFYETFLKAYDPKVREMRGVYYTPEPVVSYIVRSIDYLLKTRFDKPQGLADEDTFILDPATGTATFLYNVINEIHQSFGGQEGMWNDYVAEKLLKRIFGFELLMAPYAVAHLKLGLLLQETGYKFHSDERLGIYLTNTLDEAIKHTETLFSQWISEEANAAADIKKEKPIMVVLGNPPYSGSSANNGEWIRRLIETYKTVDGKPLGEKNPKMLQDDYVKFIRFGQWRIEKTGQGILGFITNHGYIDNITFRGMRQSLMNTFTDIYILNLHGNSKKKEVAPDGGKDENVFDIQQGVSIGIFVKEQGKDVPAKVHYADLWGLREGKYKSLFESDMASTEWTELEPGSPYYFFIQRNETDLDEYMQGWKVNDIFLINNAGLFTSRDKLTIHSSRKEVDDTIHNFVSLLPEEARNKYQLGEDVDDWKVSLAQKDLQDTGLKNELIVPILYRPFDVRYTYYTGKSRGFHCRPRGDVMKHMILGDNLALMSMRQVALNESYTHFGVTRFISDNRAFYSNKGYEYLFPLYLYPAEGEMNFDGNERRPNLNADFIKELEGKLGLQFIDDGKGDLIETFGPEDIFNYAYAIFHSPTYRTRYAEFLKIDFPRLPLTSDKGLFKSLAEKGGELVSLHLMEAPALNTPITKYPIDGSHKVEKVAYDEKNQRVYINKTQYFEGVPTEVWDFHIGGYQVCHKWLKDRRGRTLSYDELVHYQKIVIALKETIRLMKEIDEIIPSWPMG
- the dtd gene encoding D-aminoacyl-tRNA deacylase — its product is MKALIQRVTSANVKISGEEVGSIGSGLCVFVGVAAEDTVKDVEYLVQKTIGLRIFADESGKFNLSVLDVKGELLLVSQFTLIADTKKGKRPSFIGAAPPDDAERLFNEFVRQAKDSGLKVDTGRFQQYMLVDIQNDGPVTIMLDSRDKF
- a CDS encoding Fur family transcriptional regulator, coding for MAKPGEILSKLTEQGYRITPQRIMILEAVENADDHISAEEILTLVCIQYPNVNISTVYRTLELLKQLELVTETDFGDGRVRYHSIRKGSHHHLVCQNCGGIMDMEESVFDSLKETILRDYSFDADIQHQAIFGTCKKCR
- a CDS encoding DNA internalization-related competence protein ComEC/Rec2; translated protein: MVLLCLGISWIIGIVIGLNFDLPPVLILTGLLPLPLLFLKKHRKQIILAAIFITALFSASFWAHNALPKDDWSYINYFNDKGTVIVSGVIGDDPDIREASTRLFVKTSLVEINGTQFEVEGNVLVFVPRYPAYSYGDKLKLSGELKTPPVFDGFDYAAYLSHENIYSTMLYPQTELIETEQGFSPLKQIYLLRGKLSQSLAKVLPEPQASLARAMLLGIRSGIPDDLKQDFSLTGTAHLLAISGLHTGIVAGLMIAIGLALFGRKNYLYVWLALGVIWLYAVLTGLQAPVVRSVIMASIFLAAELTGRQRNAITALVFAAAIMAACDPQVLYTASFQMSFAAMGGLIFVLPPLQNVGKKLIGKLTIKSTGILSFLNVVYDGLAVSFAALVGVLPLIAYYFGIVSTVSSIATLLVLPVLAAIIILGTLTAFSGLFFLPLSQFLGWLLWLILSYMILIVKGFGGLSLAYFEVSGFGLVYLWGYYIAVAIVIWLGNKYKFGVKTEDNKTELSQLSLAKNSPKEKTNQAFFLRRPFKFAAVTIIVVTVFSIIIASSAPDHNLHVSFLDVGQGDAVLIQKGSTQILVDGGPERQLINLELSRKMPFWDRTIELVILTHPHDDHITGQTEVLQRYKVGHILTTDSASGIPVYKEWAELISANNIPLTFAQSGQQIVFDGVIIDIINPQQAYFTNTGADADNNGIVMTVTFGETVFLLTADTGKYTELELIKDRLIPQVTVLKVGHHGSKTSSSAEFLNVCRPQIAVISVGEANKYGHPDTEVSDRLADMVGEENIYRTDINGTIEFISDGTNLWLVADYW
- a CDS encoding ComEA family DNA-binding protein, translated to MFKNVSCISVAILAFLIVLLFSLFGCNSTPKTPLTFTASPEKEIVGYIYIGGEVYNPGYYPLTAADSVATLINAAGGNANNSENLQIELIINKTDNTAQKVNINRAEAWLLEALPGIGKTRANAIIQYRNDNGNFKNVNELLKVEGIGQSTFDNIKELITVGN
- a CDS encoding TrkH family potassium uptake protein — its product is MRIKAVLHYLGLIIVIVGAAMVIPLLWSLAAKEPQAIAAFAASMAISILTGLILWHFIKVKEKNISRSEAVTLVAFGWISISLFGALPYVLCGALPNFLDAFFESVSGFTTTGATVLADIDAQFKGLLIWRSLTQWLGGMGIIMLFVALLPLLGIGAARLAEAEWTGGKQEERPTSRMRDTAKALWIIYMGMTILEFILLKIAGLSVFDSTVVTLSTIPSGGFAAYNLSIGAYNSLFVEGIILFFMIASGINFGLYYFLLWKKKPQRLLKNPEFRFYILLLCLAAIIINLDLIINMGLSIGDAIRYGGFQTAAVMSTTGFFTADFNLWPPLSKAILLFLMVSGASAGSTSGALKVVRILLLAKYAYRQIKIVFNPSAVIPLKLGGNIIPENIVNKTIGMAIIYFSVAVTGFLIMSGLGLDTVTALSSVIASLGNIGPGLGMVGPIENYAAIPAVGKGTLIFCMIAGRLEFFTILMLFLPAFWRWK